The genomic segment CGGTCTTGGAGTCTTTTATAAAATAAGCGACAGACTTGCCTTGTTTGCCCAGCCGGGCATTTCGCACCACTTTAATCCCGATACTCAATGGGAAACGGCACGCACGCAGAAATCGACGAATCTCAATCTGCTTTGCGGGTTAAGAATGACTTATTAATCCATTTATTATCAAAGCATATATTATGAGAAAGACTGTTTTTGTTATGCTGACAGTATTACTGGCTATGGCCTGCATAAGCTGCAACGATGAGGCATTGGATTATAACAATCCCGATGTGGGGCTTTTTGTAAAGCAACTTAAGGATGGAACCTATAACACGAAAGGTCCGGATGGGTATATTGAAGTGCCCCGATTTACCAAAGAAGATATTCCTGAGTTACTGACTCATGCCGGAGATCTCACTATTATTCCTTCTTTTCCACTTCCGCCCGTTTCTTCCTATTTGGGTACGAAAGTACGTTTGGGAGAATGCATGCTATGGATTGTGGAGAGTATTCGTATAGGGCAGTATGCTTCTCTTGGGTGCAGGATGGTGCGTGCCGATGCCGATAATTACGAAGGCATTTATTTTCTTTCCGATGCGGAAGTGCGCGATGCAGCCAAACGGTATCGCTATTGGTGGGAGAATGCGAAATTTCCTAAAACA from the uncultured Bacteroides sp. genome contains:
- a CDS encoding DUF4943 family protein, with amino-acid sequence MRKTVFVMLTVLLAMACISCNDEALDYNNPDVGLFVKQLKDGTYNTKGPDGYIEVPRFTKEDIPELLTHAGDLTIIPSFPLPPVSSYLGTKVRLGECMLWIVESIRIGQYASLGCRMVRADADNYEGIYFLSDAEVRDAAKRYRYWWENAKFPKTEWSVIPCFDDPLCGSGYRWW